The Imtechella halotolerans DNA window TGCTTGTAGAGATTAACAATAGAGTTGAGAAAGGGGAAATAGAACAAATTTCTCCTACGATAGAAAACAATGCGGTTAGTTTTAAAGTCCGCCTGGAGGGTGATAAACAAAATATGCTGAAACCAAACCTTTCCGTACCGGTTTCGGTGGTGATTGGAGAAAAACAAAATGCCCTATACTTGCCAGACGGAGCTGCCTTTAAAGGAGCGAAGTCTCAAAAGTTATTTGTGGTAAGCGCAGGTGAAGCAAAACCAATAGAAGTAGAGCTGGGTATACAGGCGGGTGGAAAAGTAGAGATTCTTAGTGGTCTTAAAGAAGGTGATCGGGTAATTATCTCTGATATGGAAAATTATAAAAACCAATCAAAAATACGTATTCAATGAAAGGAATAGTCCTATTCTTACTTGGTTTTGGATCTTGTTTAGCCCAGGAGCAGTCATATACGCTTGATGGTTTTATAGCTATTGCCCAGGAGCATTCTATGAGTCAGAAACGCACAACGCTTTCTCTACAGGAGGCATCTCTAGATGTTAAGGCTGTAAAGGCAGCATTAAAACCTCAGTTGACGTTAAATGCTCAATTACCTAATTTTTACAAGAGTTCCTCAGCTATTACACAACCCGACGGAAGTATAAGTTTTCTGCCATTATCTCAAGATGACAGCGATCTTCAGTTGCAACTCTCTAAACAGATTGGAGCCACCAATACCCTCCTTTTTTCGGAGGTGAATTTAAAACGCTACGAAAACTTCACTGCCGATGCCGTACTGTATAATAGTGTACCTTTTAGAATTGGAGTGCAACAAGGGATTAACACTTTTAATAGCATTAGGTGGCAACGACAGCTTAACGATGTGGATTACCAGATTGCTCTTAAAAATTCGTTGGTAAATAATGAAAAGGTGGCTCTTGATGTGGTTTCTGGATTTTTTGATGTGCTATTGGCACAAGTAAGTTTTGAAATTGCCAAGACTAATAGGGACAGTAATAAAAAAATATATACCATTGCCCAGGAAAGATATGAACTTGGTGTGCTATCCATGGCCGATCTCTATCAATTAGAATTACAACTCAATAAATCTGAAGAACATCTTATAAGTGCTAAACGACAGTTGTTAAGTTCGGATAGTCGTCTTAGACAAATTGCCAATTTCTTTCCTGAAAACGACAGTTTATTTAAGGTGGAAGCACCACAGAACATTAAACAGTTTTTTATAAATCCACTAAAAGCTCAGGAGATGGCTTGGCAAAACCGACCGGAACAACTGGAAAACGAAAAATCCATTCTTGAAGCTGAAATGGTACTCGATGAAGAACGTAAAATCCGAGGAATGCAAATGCAACTATTTGGGAGTGTTGGCGTAATTGGTTCAGGACTGGATATTAATACTGCCTATGAAAATGCAAAAGCCGATATACTAGTACAACTGGGAATTAAGCTTCCTGTTTTTGATGGTGGTCAACGCAGAATTGCTGTTGAAAAGAGAAAAGCACAGTTAAAATTTACCGAAGTTCATAATGAGTTTCAGGAGCAAAGCTTTAAACAAAAGGTACATCAGCTAGCAAAGCAGTTTAACGAAATACAGAATGAGCTGGAATTGAGTCAGAAAAGTTTAGAACTAGCTCAAAAACGATACGAAATAGCAAACCAACGATATATTCTAAATGGAATTAGCGTCACTGATTTAACCCTTGCCTTTGCAGAGCGGGACTCCTCATGGAGAAGTCATATATACCTGCTTCAAAGTTATTGGACGCTTTACTACGCAATAAGAGAATTAACTTTATATGATTTTGAAACTTCTAATTATTTGTACCAATGATAAAAATAGAAAACCTTAACAAATCCTATTTCACCGATACCCTGGAGACTCAGGCACTTCAAAATATCAATCTTGACATTGAAAAAGGAGAGTTTATATCAATTATGGGGCCTTCAGGCTGTGGTAAATCGACCTTACTGAACATGATTGGTTTAATAGATCAGCCTACCGATGGGCAGATCTTTATTAATGAAATGCAATTGGTGTCCCTTCCTGAAAAAAAACTGGCAGAGTTTAGAAACATGCATCTCGGATTTATATTCCAAAGCTTTCATTTGATTTCTGACCTGTCTGTGATTGACAATGTAGAATTGCCATTATTGTACCGAAAGGTAAGTGCTAAAAAGAGAAGAGAAATGGCAGAACAGGCTTTAGAGAAAGTAGGATTGATTCACCGTAAAAATCACTACCCAAATCAGTTGTCAGGAGGACAACGTCAAAGGGTGGCTATTGCCAGAGCAATTATTGGGCAGCCATCAGTTTTATTGGCCGATGAACCTACAGGAAACCTTGATAGTGTGCTAGGAACCCAGGTAATGGACTTATTAATGGAACTAAACAACCATTCTAAAGTTACCATCGTAATGGTTACTCACGATGAGGCTATTGCGAAACGTACCAATCGTATTATACGATTGTTTGATGGTAGTATCGTAAACTAAAATTAGGAGAGATGTTTAAAAATTATTTGAAAATTGCTTTAAACAGCTTGCGTAAGAATACGTTGTACACTGGGATTACTCTTTTTGGAATTAGTTTTACCCTGATGGTGCTCATTTTTGCTGTAGCAGTATTAGAGAATGAATTGGGAAGTAATAAACCCATGACCCAGTCAGATAAATTATTGTTTCTACCAAGTATGACTGCACATGGTTATGAACGTGAAATAGAGACTAAATACGACAGTACATGGGTTGAGGGAATGCTTAAAATCGACACCATCATTACAACCAAAGTAAATAGGGCTAATAAGACAAATGAATCAAACGCTGGATTATCATACACGGTTTTTAATAGAAAAATAAAAACGATGACTACACCAAAACGAGCATCAGTCTATTTTCCAAGAGTTCCTATTAATGTATATCCGGCCAATGCAAAACTTGAATTGATAGCCAATCTGGTAGATGCTGAATTCTGGAATATTCTCGATTTTAAATTCCTTGAAGGAAAGTCCTTTTCTGAAATAACTGTAGCTAACAGGGTCAGAGAAGTAGTTATAAAACAAGAGGCTGCACAAGCCTATTTTGGGAAGCAAGAAAGTTATGTAGGACGTGAATTTGTGTGGGGAACCAAAGGGACGTTTAAAGTTGTAGGGGTGATCGATAAAACTGCATCCTCTAATGAAGCAGTTATAGCTGATTTGTTTTTCCCCATAACCTTTGCAAATGAAAACGAGCTGGATTATGATTATGGCCATTTAGGCTCATGTCATGTCATATTATTAGCTGCTAATAGTGGTGATTTAGATAAGATTTCCGCTGAATTGGATAAAGTCGAAAGGACACTACAACCCGTAAATAATCTGGATGATTTTTTCTTTAATGAAAAGAGTGTAAAAGATATGTATGCGTGGAGTTTTATTGGAACTCAACGCGAACGTTTCGGGAACAAACTCTTGATGTATATCTTTATCGGCCTCGGTTTCTTTATGCTTATTCCCCTTATCAATCTAATTAATTTAAATAGTACACGGGTATTAGAGCGTTCAGGAGAAATAGGTGTTCGCAAGGCTTTTGGAGCACAAACCAAGGATGTACTTGTTCAATTTTTATTCGAAAACTTGATTTTAACACTTATAGGAGGGATCATTGGTATTTTTCTAAGTCAGATTTTATTAGGAGTGTTCAATACGAACAAGTGGTTGGGAGAAACCAATCTTTCTATGAATCTTAAGGTTGCATTGATCGGTTTTACAATTATGGTTATTTTCTCCTTTCTCTCTGGTATTATACCGGCGTACAGGATTTCTCGAATTGCCATTGCTAATGCTTTAAAAACTTCTTCATTATGATACTTCATTATCTAAAACTATTATGGAAACGTCGGAACAGACATACCCTTTTGTTTATTGAGTTTGTTTTCACCTTTTTTGTGTTGATCGCTGTACTTCACTATACGCTGGATAAGATAAAGTACATGAACGAACCTTTAGGTTTTGAGGTTAATGACCGTTACGTAGTCGATGTACAATTCGAAAAGAACTTTACAGAAGATTCAACTGCATTCTTCTCGCAACTGAATCAATTAAAAAGAGGATTGAAATCAGTATCGCCGATTAAGGCTGTCAGTGTTTCAAACGGAGTGTATCCATATGGAAATAGTGAATGGAGAACAGGTAGTGATACAGATGGTTTCTCCTACAATACCTCTTATGCTATAAATGATGAAGAAGCCTTGGAGTCTTATCATCTAAAATTGGTTAAAGGACGATTTTATACCAAGGAAGATTACGTTATAAGGAAAATGCCGTTGGTAGTAAACCAAAAATTTGTAGACATGTACATGAAAGGTAAAGAGCCTTTGGGCTTTGAGTTTTCTTTTAACCGAGAGGATGCTATAATAGTTGGAGTAATAGAAGCCTTTAAATATAATGGGGAGTTCCGTAAGGAGGAACCGTTCGCATTTTCACCGGCTAATTATGCCTGGGGGAATTCGAGTGCTTTAATAATAGCTGTTCAATCAGATACACCAGCTACCATTCAAAAAGAAATACATACAATTTTAAAAAGAGAATTGAAACACGAAAATTTTTCAATTACAGCCTTGGGCGATAGGAAAAAATCGTTTAACAATCGATATTGGGTGCCTCTTATAGGAATGTTGAGTGTTACTTTGTTTTTAATCATCAATATTGCCATGGGATTATTTGGTACTTTGCGATATGCCATAAATAAGAGACGATCGGAAATCGGGCTTAGAAAAGTGCTGGGCGCTACCTCTAATAACATTCGTCTTCAGGTGGTAGGGGAAGTGGTGTTATTAATGATGCTGGCCTTTATGGTTGCTTTAATTCCTACTGTGCAAATATTCGAATTCGGAAACCTTATTGAAGATTACACTACTTTTATAACATCTATAGTCTTAAGCTTGTTATTAATCCTTATTTTGGTGTTAATTTGTAGTATTATTCCGAGCCATAGAGCTTCTAAATTGATGCCAGCTGTGGCTTTACATGAAGAGTAAGTATATGCAACCAAACAAAATATTAATCCTGGATGATGATGAAACGGTTTGTCAGTCGTTGCGATACTTATTTGTAAAACAAGGATGGGAAGCCCAGTGGCTAACGAATCCTTTAAATGCGGTGGCTTTTATTGAAAACAACCCTATTGATTTAATTCTGTTAGATCTTAATTTTAGAGTAGGAACAGATGGAAAAGAAGGATTGGGTATTTTAAAAGAAATAAAAAAACACTTTAAAGAGATTCCTGTTATTCTTTTTACAGCTTGGGGAAGCATGCAACTGGCCATAGATGGAATGAAGCTTGGTGCGGTAGACTTTCTGACCAAACCGTGGAATAACGAACATTTGGTAGCTACCATTACAACACAGTTGCAATTAAAATCAAAAAGCGAACAGAAAGATATAGTTCATTCCAGCCTCGATGCAATTATCGGTGCATCTGAGGTAGTTCAATCTGTTAAAGATTGGATTGTAAAAGTAGCACCAACCGATGCAACGGTGCTTATAACGGGTGAGAGTGGTACTGGAAAAGAATTGGTAGCACAAGCCATTCACGATTTAAGTCATCGTAAAAACCATCCTTTTGTGAAGGTTAATTTAGGTGCAATCCCTGAAGGATTATTTGAAAGTGAACTCTTCGGTCATAAAAAAGGGGCTTTCACTTCAGCGGTTTCAGACAGGGAAGGACGTTTTAAACTTGCTGAGAAGGGGACCTTATTTCTGGATGAAATAGGAGATCTTGCCTTATCCTCCCAGGTAAAGTTATTGAGGGTACTTCAGGAAAAAACTTTTGAGCCATTGGGGGGAAGTAAGCCTGTTCAAACTGATGTAAGAGTAATATCAGCAACCCATAAGAGCCTTCCGGATATGGTTATTCACCAGACATTTAGAGAAGATTTGTTTTACCGGGTGAATCTATTGCATATTCATTTACCATCCTTGCATGAGCGAAAGGAAGATATTCCCTTGCTGGTAAATTATTTTGTAATGCAATTAAACAACAATACAAAACAACAGGTAAGGGTAGAAGAGCATGCATTAGAGTGGCTTAGTAAGCAACTATATCCAGGGAATATCAGGCAGCTAAAAAATTGTGTAGAAAGAACTGTATTGTTAAGCGCTAAGAAAAGTTTGGGGATAAAAGATTTTAAACCTCATTTGGAAGCCAAGCTGACAGGTGTAGCTAAATTTCCCAAGGTTGGTGAAGTTACCCTGGATGAAATGGAAATACAGCTTATAAAAAATGCTTTGGAGTTTTACTCAGGAAATATAACAGATGCCGCCCGAGCTTTGGGAATTACACGAAGTTCTTTGTACCGTCGTATCGAAAAACATAAAATACAGTATGAGTCTTAAATGGCGGTATAGAATTGTTCACTTTATTGTATTTGGGTTGTTTACAGCCTTAGCTGTTTATACGTTTCAAGAAAATCTTAAGTATCTATTGCTGGCTGAATTTGTGATTTTGATACTTATAGTGTTATCGTTCAATTTATTTCGGGCTTTATTTCTTCCGATAGACCAGATTAAATTGGGGATTGATACAATAAAAGATCAAGATTTTACTGTAAAAATTACTGAAACAGGGCTGGTGGAAGTAGACGAAATGATAAAGGTATATAATGCCCTTATTGAGAATATTCGAAGGGAACGCCGTTTTCAAAAAGAACAGCACTTTTTTCTTTCACAGTTAATAGATAATCTACCTTTAGCGGTGTTTATTTTGGATTTTGACGATAAGATATCCGAATATAACCCTTCGGCAGCACAACTTTTTCAGTTAAATGAAAGTAGTATTGGGACAGCTGTCTTTGAGGTGCTCCCATTTCTACAATCGGTATCCTTAGAGCCCACATTTTCTATAAAAAGATATAATAATAATTATTTCAGAATAACAATAAACAATTTTGTGCATAAGGGCTTTAACAGGAAACTTATTATGCTAGAGGAAGTAAGTCGTGAAGTTTTTGCCATAGAGAAAAAGGCCTATGACAAGGTAATACGGATGATGGCACATGAAGTGAAGAACTCTGTTGGAGCGGTAAATTCTATTTTAGATGAATTAAGAAAGGAGGTCTCTGAAGAAGAATGTAATTTACTGGAGATAAGCATTCGTAGAAATCTAGCGCTTAATCAGTTTATCAATAATTTTGCCAAGGTAGTTAGGATTCCGGAGGCTAACTTACAACGAACAGAACTTGTTGCCTGGGCCGAAGAAGTTTTAACTCTCATGAAAAGCAAAGCTTTGGAGGCTGATGTACAACTGACTTTTATTAAACCTATAATGCCTGTTTATGCCGACATTGATACCACATTAATGGAGCAGGTATTGATTAATGTATTGCTCAATGCTATTGAAGCTTCGATTGGAGCCGATAAAAGGGTAGTGGAATTGGAGATATCTCCTAATAAAATTATTGTAACTGATTTTGGATCGGGTATTCCTGAAAAATTGCAAAACGAACTATTCACTCCTTTCTTTACTACCAAACCCCAGGGACAGGGGGTGGGACTAACCATGGTAAGAGATATTCTTAAAAAGCATAATTTTACCTATACCCTGAAGAGTAATGATGGCAAAACTGAATTTTGTATAAACATATCTTCTACTTCAGAAACTACCAAAAGTGTTTCTTTCTTGTCTTAAGGTTCGAGAACCACATTTTTAGACCAGCTAAAATCTTCTCTAAAAGAATATATGGATAAAGATTTGTAAACGGATACAAATAAAACAAACAAAAAGAAAAGTAAAGCTAACGGATGCCATCAACTGCGCACGAATAATGGCTCGCCACTTATCGGGACTTATAGTGCTCTGTTGGTTTGCATCCGTTGATAGAAAGTCCTTCTTTTTTCTGTTTTTTCTATTGGAGTGAATTTTAATAGTTAGTCATCTATTTTATTAGTTGGTGTAGGCTCATCTTTAGAATCAATAATCTCATGGTACTCTCTCATTGTAGAACTTACAATAATCTCAACAATAAGGTCTATCAAACGATCTTCTTTTTTCTTTTCCAACTTTTCATAAAACTTGTCAATATCTTCACAATTCTGTCCTGGTAATGTCCCCTTTTTAACAGCATCTTATTTAGATGTTAATTTACAGTAAATCACAGGCTTAGAAACGTTTAAAAGCAACACTTAATTGAAATATAACTTTGACAAAATAGACTTTTTATGTCGAAATTAAAGAAAGAATTTATCTCATTTTTTCCTTTATTAAATTGTAATGTCGACCAAAAGGAATATAAGCAAAAATGTTTATTTTTGTATTATGTTACAGCAATATGAAAAATATAGGGGTATCCATCCGGGTATTGTACTTGGTAGAGAATTAAAAAAACGTTCTATCAAGCAACGACCTTTTGCTTTGTCTTTAGCGGAACATCCTCAAACCTTTAATGCTATTACCAAAGGTAAAAGAGGAATTAGCACTGCATTAGCATTGAAGATTGAGCGAAAACTTGGGTTGGAAGAAGGTACTTTGGTAATATTGCAAGCATATTATGACATCCAAAAAATCAAAGAAAAAGAAATCAAAAGTACTCCTGATCTGCATATCTTAAGTAAAGCTTTGTTTTGGGATACAGATATTAAATACATAGATTGGGAACGACAATACAGGGCTGTTATTCAACGTGTTTTTGAGCGAGGAAATGAGAATGATAAAAATGAGATTATTCGCTTTTACGGTACTGAAAAAGTAAACCAAGCTTTGCAGGAGTCCAATATCAGAAATCCATATACTATATACAGATTCAATAAAACTACAGGCTAATTATGATGTATTATAACACAGTCAATGATCTTTTAAAAACACATTGATTACTCTGATGGAGTCCTCTGTATTTGAGTCTTTTCGTTTGGTGGGCGGTACAGCATTAAGTCTTCAATTAGGACATCGGTTTTCTGTAGATATAGATTTGTTTAGTGATGCCCCGTAAGGTTCTATTGATTTTAAAGCTATTGATGAATTCATAGAGAAAACATTTCCCTACCACCATCATTTTTAAATCTAGCTCCTGCAATGGGTAAATCTCACAGTGTGGGTACAGATAAGAATAATGTGATAAAATTAGATGTGTTTTATACGGATACATTTATACAGGCTCCTTTGATTGCGGATGAAATCAGAATGGCTACTACCGAAGAAATCATCGCTATGAAAATTGATGTGGTCCAACGTATAGGTCGCAAGAAAGATTTCTGGGATTTGCATGAACTACTATACCAATACAATATTTCTACCATGCTTTTTCTCCATCAACGACGTTATCCTTATACACACGATCAAGAACTAATACTGAACAACCTCATCAATTTTCTGTTTGCGGATGATGATTTTGATCCAATATGTTTAAGAGGTAAATATTGGGAATTTATCAACGAGGATTTTGTTGATGCAGTAAAAGTACATAAGCCCTAGTCCATATATTCCGAAAAGCATTCCCTAATGATTATTCCAACAAGATAATATAAAATTCTATTAAGATTCCAATTTCTTTTTTCTTAAATAAGATTCACTTTTATGTTCAACCCTATGAGAGGTCTTATTAAATTTAAAAAAATTGTTGTCTATTTTTGGTGGTACAAAGAAAAAGGATCAGAGAACTTACCATTGAAAAATAAACATCTATTGGCTAATCAACTTCTTTTAGGTTATTTCATTTCCTATATGGCATTTACGCTTTAAAAATGAAATTCTCTAAAACTTAAAAAAAGCGAATCTATATTAAAACGAAACCCTTATTTTTAATTGAAATTGCTGTTGTCAAGCAGCCTCCTATTGTACAAAAACTAATGAAAACGAAGTTACACATATTCAAAACTGTTGCTAAACATTTAAGTTTCACAAAAGCTGCTGAGCTATTGCATATTTCTCAACCAGCTATTTCCAAAACAATAAAAAATTTAGAGCAAGAATATGAAACCACATTTTTTGTTCGGAAAAGAAACTCAATTGAGTTAACCGAAGAGGGAAAATCATTTCTAATATATGTGAATAAAATAGTAGCGATCTACTCTGAAATAGATGAACAATTTCTACATAAAAATGAAAGCTTTCCAGAGTTTATAAAGTTTGGGGTAAGTACAACTTTATCCAATTATATCATTCCAAAAGTAATTGCGAAATTTAGGATGCAATTTCCTCCAACAAAATTTGATATAATTAGTGATAACTCAGAAAACATTGAAAATTTAATTTTAAATGAAGAGATCGATTTTGGTATTACTGAAGGGAATTCTTCTAACCCAAAATTAAACTTTGAAAAATTTATAAAAGATGAAATTGTGTTAGTAACCAATGTCAACAATCCTTCATTTAAAAAGGGAAGTATCGATATAGAAACGCTACAAAAAATTCCAATAATTGAACGTGAAAAAGGCTCTGGAACTAGAGAAATAATAGATGCTTTTTTGGTTGAGAATGGAATCGATAACCTTAATGGTGTAGTT harbors:
- a CDS encoding TolC family protein — translated: MKGIVLFLLGFGSCLAQEQSYTLDGFIAIAQEHSMSQKRTTLSLQEASLDVKAVKAALKPQLTLNAQLPNFYKSSSAITQPDGSISFLPLSQDDSDLQLQLSKQIGATNTLLFSEVNLKRYENFTADAVLYNSVPFRIGVQQGINTFNSIRWQRQLNDVDYQIALKNSLVNNEKVALDVVSGFFDVLLAQVSFEIAKTNRDSNKKIYTIAQERYELGVLSMADLYQLELQLNKSEEHLISAKRQLLSSDSRLRQIANFFPENDSLFKVEAPQNIKQFFINPLKAQEMAWQNRPEQLENEKSILEAEMVLDEERKIRGMQMQLFGSVGVIGSGLDINTAYENAKADILVQLGIKLPVFDGGQRRIAVEKRKAQLKFTEVHNEFQEQSFKQKVHQLAKQFNEIQNELELSQKSLELAQKRYEIANQRYILNGISVTDLTLAFAERDSSWRSHIYLLQSYWTLYYAIRELTLYDFETSNYLYQ
- a CDS encoding ABC transporter ATP-binding protein; this translates as MIKIENLNKSYFTDTLETQALQNINLDIEKGEFISIMGPSGCGKSTLLNMIGLIDQPTDGQIFINEMQLVSLPEKKLAEFRNMHLGFIFQSFHLISDLSVIDNVELPLLYRKVSAKKRREMAEQALEKVGLIHRKNHYPNQLSGGQRQRVAIARAIIGQPSVLLADEPTGNLDSVLGTQVMDLLMELNNHSKVTIVMVTHDEAIAKRTNRIIRLFDGSIVN
- a CDS encoding ABC transporter permease → MFKNYLKIALNSLRKNTLYTGITLFGISFTLMVLIFAVAVLENELGSNKPMTQSDKLLFLPSMTAHGYEREIETKYDSTWVEGMLKIDTIITTKVNRANKTNESNAGLSYTVFNRKIKTMTTPKRASVYFPRVPINVYPANAKLELIANLVDAEFWNILDFKFLEGKSFSEITVANRVREVVIKQEAAQAYFGKQESYVGREFVWGTKGTFKVVGVIDKTASSNEAVIADLFFPITFANENELDYDYGHLGSCHVILLAANSGDLDKISAELDKVERTLQPVNNLDDFFFNEKSVKDMYAWSFIGTQRERFGNKLLMYIFIGLGFFMLIPLINLINLNSTRVLERSGEIGVRKAFGAQTKDVLVQFLFENLILTLIGGIIGIFLSQILLGVFNTNKWLGETNLSMNLKVALIGFTIMVIFSFLSGIIPAYRISRIAIANALKTSSL
- a CDS encoding ABC transporter permease, whose translation is MILHYLKLLWKRRNRHTLLFIEFVFTFFVLIAVLHYTLDKIKYMNEPLGFEVNDRYVVDVQFEKNFTEDSTAFFSQLNQLKRGLKSVSPIKAVSVSNGVYPYGNSEWRTGSDTDGFSYNTSYAINDEEALESYHLKLVKGRFYTKEDYVIRKMPLVVNQKFVDMYMKGKEPLGFEFSFNREDAIIVGVIEAFKYNGEFRKEEPFAFSPANYAWGNSSALIIAVQSDTPATIQKEIHTILKRELKHENFSITALGDRKKSFNNRYWVPLIGMLSVTLFLIINIAMGLFGTLRYAINKRRSEIGLRKVLGATSNNIRLQVVGEVVLLMMLAFMVALIPTVQIFEFGNLIEDYTTFITSIVLSLLLILILVLICSIIPSHRASKLMPAVALHEE
- a CDS encoding sigma-54-dependent transcriptional regulator: MKSKYMQPNKILILDDDETVCQSLRYLFVKQGWEAQWLTNPLNAVAFIENNPIDLILLDLNFRVGTDGKEGLGILKEIKKHFKEIPVILFTAWGSMQLAIDGMKLGAVDFLTKPWNNEHLVATITTQLQLKSKSEQKDIVHSSLDAIIGASEVVQSVKDWIVKVAPTDATVLITGESGTGKELVAQAIHDLSHRKNHPFVKVNLGAIPEGLFESELFGHKKGAFTSAVSDREGRFKLAEKGTLFLDEIGDLALSSQVKLLRVLQEKTFEPLGGSKPVQTDVRVISATHKSLPDMVIHQTFREDLFYRVNLLHIHLPSLHERKEDIPLLVNYFVMQLNNNTKQQVRVEEHALEWLSKQLYPGNIRQLKNCVERTVLLSAKKSLGIKDFKPHLEAKLTGVAKFPKVGEVTLDEMEIQLIKNALEFYSGNITDAARALGITRSSLYRRIEKHKIQYES
- a CDS encoding sensor histidine kinase; translation: MSLKWRYRIVHFIVFGLFTALAVYTFQENLKYLLLAEFVILILIVLSFNLFRALFLPIDQIKLGIDTIKDQDFTVKITETGLVEVDEMIKVYNALIENIRRERRFQKEQHFFLSQLIDNLPLAVFILDFDDKISEYNPSAAQLFQLNESSIGTAVFEVLPFLQSVSLEPTFSIKRYNNNYFRITINNFVHKGFNRKLIMLEEVSREVFAIEKKAYDKVIRMMAHEVKNSVGAVNSILDELRKEVSEEECNLLEISIRRNLALNQFINNFAKVVRIPEANLQRTELVAWAEEVLTLMKSKALEADVQLTFIKPIMPVYADIDTTLMEQVLINVLLNAIEASIGADKRVVELEISPNKIIVTDFGSGIPEKLQNELFTPFFTTKPQGQGVGLTMVRDILKKHNFTYTLKSNDGKTEFCINISSTSETTKSVSFLS
- a CDS encoding helix-turn-helix transcriptional regulator, whose product is MLQQYEKYRGIHPGIVLGRELKKRSIKQRPFALSLAEHPQTFNAITKGKRGISTALALKIERKLGLEEGTLVILQAYYDIQKIKEKEIKSTPDLHILSKALFWDTDIKYIDWERQYRAVIQRVFERGNENDKNEIIRFYGTEKVNQALQESNIRNPYTIYRFNKTTG
- a CDS encoding nucleotidyl transferase AbiEii/AbiGii toxin family protein, which encodes MESSVFESFRLVGGTALSLQLGHRFSVDIDLFSDAP
- a CDS encoding nucleotidyl transferase AbiEii/AbiGii toxin family protein codes for the protein MGKSHSVGTDKNNVIKLDVFYTDTFIQAPLIADEIRMATTEEIIAMKIDVVQRIGRKKDFWDLHELLYQYNISTMLFLHQRRYPYTHDQELILNNLINFLFADDDFDPICLRGKYWEFINEDFVDAVKVHKP
- a CDS encoding LysR family transcriptional regulator, producing the protein MKTKLHIFKTVAKHLSFTKAAELLHISQPAISKTIKNLEQEYETTFFVRKRNSIELTEEGKSFLIYVNKIVAIYSEIDEQFLHKNESFPEFIKFGVSTTLSNYIIPKVIAKFRMQFPPTKFDIISDNSENIENLILNEEIDFGITEGNSSNPKLNFEKFIKDEIVLVTNVNNPSFKKGSIDIETLQKIPIIEREKGSGTREIIDAFLVENGIDNLNGVVTLNSTEAIKNYLYNSTDYALLSINAINDDLIDNKLKIVDIKGLSIERWFYFVKRTGYLSNSMEKFKKFILLNYNF